A genome region from Haloimpatiens massiliensis includes the following:
- a CDS encoding amino acid adenylation domain-containing protein → MNKLNLEDIIKELEENRVNYDTECLLHTVFERQAKLNPDNVAVIFKDEKLTYKELDEKSNQVAWFLRGKGVRPDDVIPMIFERSFEMMISILGILKAGGAYLPISPSNPPQRIDYIIKDSKAKLVLMLSKYETLVETSVERFFLDKGEGVSNEIKSIPCINKVNDLAYVIYTSGSTGKPKGVMIEHKAVINRIDWMQRKYNLCPKDVILHKTPYVFDVSVWELFWWSFAGASVYLLEPGNEVFPQAIIKAIYKNQVTIMHFVPSALSGFLNYVSTMKELDDLKTLRRVFSSGEELLPIHVNKFNKLLYKANNTALTNLYGPTEATVDVSYFDCPSSLEDAEIPIGKAIQNTALFIMKDGKIQPLGVEGELIIAGDCLARGYLNNEALTAEKFPKLIGEKAIRIYKTGDIAKVLEDGNIKFLGRMDHQVKIRGLRIELGEIEAAIMGIDSIDECTVIVDKSNENMVRMKAFLVGRKKLEIKWIRDYLKSNLPSYMIPNDFIWINNMPRTTSGKIDRGLLARGVK, encoded by the coding sequence ATGAATAAATTAAATTTAGAAGATATTATAAAGGAATTAGAAGAAAATAGAGTTAATTACGACACTGAATGCTTGCTGCATACTGTTTTTGAGAGACAAGCAAAACTTAATCCTGATAATGTTGCAGTCATATTCAAGGATGAAAAACTAACCTATAAGGAATTAGATGAAAAGTCTAATCAGGTGGCATGGTTTTTAAGGGGCAAAGGGGTAAGACCAGATGATGTAATTCCAATGATATTTGAGCGTTCCTTTGAAATGATGATTAGCATATTAGGTATATTGAAAGCTGGAGGAGCATATTTACCAATATCGCCGAGCAATCCGCCGCAAAGGATAGATTATATTATTAAAGATAGTAAAGCCAAGCTAGTATTAATGTTATCAAAATATGAGACTTTAGTTGAAACCAGTGTAGAGCGCTTCTTTTTAGATAAAGGTGAGGGGGTTAGTAATGAAATTAAATCCATTCCTTGTATTAATAAAGTAAATGACTTGGCTTATGTAATTTATACATCAGGGTCTACTGGCAAACCTAAAGGAGTTATGATTGAACATAAAGCTGTAATCAATCGAATTGATTGGATGCAAAGGAAATACAATTTATGCCCCAAGGATGTTATTTTGCATAAAACTCCTTATGTATTTGATGTATCTGTTTGGGAGCTTTTTTGGTGGTCATTTGCAGGAGCTTCTGTTTATCTTTTAGAACCTGGAAATGAGGTGTTTCCTCAGGCTATAATAAAAGCAATTTATAAAAATCAAGTAACAATTATGCATTTTGTACCTTCAGCCTTATCAGGGTTTTTAAATTATGTTTCGACGATGAAGGAATTAGATGATTTAAAAACCTTAAGAAGAGTTTTTTCAAGTGGTGAAGAACTGCTGCCTATACATGTAAATAAATTCAATAAATTACTGTATAAAGCAAATAATACAGCTTTAACAAATCTTTATGGTCCTACAGAAGCCACAGTAGATGTTTCATATTTTGATTGTCCTTCTAGCTTAGAAGATGCTGAGATACCAATAGGTAAAGCAATTCAGAATACAGCTCTATTTATTATGAAGGACGGTAAAATTCAGCCCTTAGGGGTTGAAGGTGAGTTAATAATTGCAGGTGATTGCTTAGCTAGAGGCTATTTGAATAATGAAGCATTGACTGCTGAGAAATTTCCCAAGCTAATAGGCGAAAAAGCTATAAGAATATACAAAACAGGTGATATAGCAAAGGTTCTTGAGGATGGTAATATTAAATTCCTAGGGAGAATGGATCATCAAGTAAAGATAAGAGGCTTAAGAATTGAGCTTGGAGAAATTGAAGCAGCTATTATGGGCATAGATTCTATAGATGAATGTACTGTTATAGTAGATAAGAGTAACGAAAATATGGTAAGGATGAAAGCTTTTTTAGTTGGAAGGAAGAAGCTTGAAATAAAATGGATTCGTGATTATTTAAAAAGTAACTTGCCGTCATATATGATTCCAAATGATTTTATCTGGATTAATAATATGCCAAGAACAACATCAGGTAAAATAGACCGAGGATTATTAGCAAGAGGT
- a CDS encoding acyl-CoA dehydrogenase family protein, with protein sequence MYYKVEENLEQLYNEIKQWVEKDVKPYANKWEKEMGVLEDMIDNCAGTGYLGALIPKEYGGVGWNHKAFGLLNEAISTSSVSLAELFNVHTMASQALLKFGNDAQKNYWLPKMAKGEKIAAFALTEPGAGSDMKGIETTFEVFGDKLRINGIKRWITYGNRADVFIVFGKLDGKATACIVEKETEGLNVIKIEGMLGFRGAHLAELKFTNCEIPLENIVGKEGIGFSYVANYGLQFGRLSVAFTALGILRGCIENSSAYALSRKTFSQPLINHDMIKTIIADMGVDFQASAALCLQAAEALDDGSTDSAEKVMSAKYFVSKAAAKHASNAVQILGANGCCDSSEVARYYRDTKILEVVEGSSQIHQMVLGWKFANKYGRELRRNYK encoded by the coding sequence ATGTATTATAAGGTAGAGGAGAATTTAGAACAATTATACAATGAAATAAAGCAATGGGTTGAAAAAGATGTGAAACCTTATGCTAATAAGTGGGAAAAGGAAATGGGAGTACTTGAGGATATGATTGATAATTGTGCTGGCACTGGTTATTTAGGTGCTCTTATACCTAAAGAATATGGTGGAGTTGGGTGGAATCATAAAGCTTTTGGATTATTAAATGAAGCAATAAGTACATCTAGCGTATCATTAGCAGAATTATTTAATGTTCATACAATGGCATCACAGGCGCTATTAAAGTTTGGAAATGATGCTCAAAAGAATTACTGGCTTCCTAAAATGGCAAAGGGTGAAAAAATAGCAGCATTTGCTCTTACTGAGCCAGGTGCTGGCAGCGATATGAAGGGTATTGAGACAACCTTTGAGGTTTTTGGAGATAAATTAAGAATAAATGGTATCAAAAGATGGATTACCTATGGAAACAGAGCAGATGTCTTTATTGTTTTTGGTAAGCTAGATGGAAAAGCAACTGCTTGTATTGTTGAAAAAGAAACAGAAGGTTTAAATGTAATCAAGATTGAAGGCATGTTAGGTTTTAGAGGCGCACATTTGGCTGAGCTTAAATTCACCAATTGTGAGATACCTTTAGAGAATATTGTTGGTAAGGAAGGTATTGGATTTTCCTATGTCGCAAATTATGGATTACAATTTGGAAGGCTTAGTGTTGCCTTTACAGCATTGGGAATATTAAGGGGGTGTATAGAGAATTCTTCAGCCTATGCACTTAGCCGTAAAACTTTTTCGCAGCCGTTAATTAATCATGATATGATAAAAACCATTATTGCAGATATGGGAGTAGACTTCCAAGCTTCTGCTGCGCTTTGTCTTCAAGCGGCTGAAGCATTAGATGATGGTAGTACTGATTCAGCAGAAAAGGTAATGTCAGCTAAGTATTTTGTTTCTAAAGCAGCTGCAAAGCATGCATCAAATGCTGTTCAGATTTTAGGAGCAAATGGCTGTTGTGACTCAAGCGAAGTTGCCAGGTATTATAGAGATACTAAAATTCTTGAGGTTGTTGAGGGTAGTTCACAAATACATCAAATGGTGCTTGGGTGGAAGTTTGCAAACAAATACGGTAGAGAATTAAGGAGAAATTATAAATAA
- a CDS encoding phosphopantetheine-binding protein → MILLSVSQGVKDISNEVEIFNEGIVNSLFAIELMIFIEKEFNIKVNVEDLDLDHFKSINSISEFIEAKKNF, encoded by the coding sequence ATCATATTACTGTCTGTAAGTCAGGGGGTAAAGGATATTAGCAATGAAGTTGAAATTTTTAATGAAGGTATTGTAAATTCTTTATTTGCTATAGAATTAATGATTTTTATTGAAAAAGAATTTAATATTAAAGTTAATGTTGAGGATTTAGATCTTGATCATTTTAAATCTATTAATAGTATTAGTGAATTTATTGAAGCAAAGAAAAATTTCTAA
- the brxC gene encoding BREX system P-loop protein BrxC, giving the protein MFNKDVYMINPLERKLVNEGVASVNDRNLNVLRYEVETFVCDGQYEKGMEHILDVYLRKLGHEQQPAVWVSGFFGSGKSHLVKMLAAFWQDVEFQDGARARSLADLPDSIKIHLHELSTQSKRYGGLHAATGTLGAGASGSVRLALLRIIYKSVGLPENYANASFVMWLKAENIFDQVKEKVESKGYDWNEELDNLYVAEGLHESLSEVKPNLFPTPESCVETLNNRFPNKLDVTSDEMIKSIKDALSSDGHMPLTLVVLDEVEQYIGDSTQRAMDVQEVVEACSKQIGSKLLFIGTGQTAVTGTALLKKLEGRFTVRIELSDTDVDAVVRKVILAKKPDKVQEIRKIMERNIGEISRHLSATSIGHNQRDAEYFIQDYPILPVRRRFWENTLRVLDQTGTDSQLRNQLSMVHKAAQFNMNEPLGNVIPADYLYYDLADKMLHARVLPRKVHEKTMLWHTQGDDEKLVSRACGLIFLINKLAGSNNEIGIKANIDTLADLMVTDLSSGSSHLRSRLSGLLDDCEILMKVNDEYRIQTEENLAWLDEYASNQNILRNEMHRVNAEREDRIKKKFVETVGKSTVMHGQSKVVRDINFFFGTTLPADANKNVYVWVRNEWSTDEDSVRIDARQAGNQSPTIYVFIPKRAEIINYLVESKASAATLSKKGSPAPITPEGKEAMAAMETIKNNAERNIGELLREALSEAKVFQAGGNEIIEGNLKEAILSAANNSIHRLYQDFDIADNPNWNKVFAKAKEGAPDSLKYVGFNGDVSEHAVCKKVMNYIGSGKKGTDIRKEFENAPYGWSGDAIDGSLLALMVAGLIRCLGESGNLVNPKDIERKQIGKMTFKIESVTISTIQRIQIRKLYQKAGIKADAGNESLKSDDFISYMLELAEDAGGLEPRPEKPDTSLINELKFQAGNEQLLSIYENRNELETLIEDWSKLKVNIESRIINWDKFEKMMSLVSDEDVVSDIKNQARSIKEERQLLHDPDMIVPLLRSLENTLRATINTKYSKYASAYDYLYKKLTNNESWNRLTEDKRTNISKQNGLSKIQPIALGSYEELLSALKQYPLKSWADREAALQAKFNKATEMAAKELEPKLQMVDIPKRTLKSEEDINSWIEEIRDQLKEKLVDGPIVVR; this is encoded by the coding sequence ATGTTTAACAAAGATGTTTATATGATAAATCCATTAGAACGAAAGCTTGTTAATGAGGGTGTAGCAAGTGTTAATGATAGAAACCTCAATGTACTTCGTTATGAGGTAGAAACTTTTGTTTGTGATGGACAGTATGAGAAGGGTATGGAACATATCCTTGATGTTTATTTGAGAAAATTAGGACATGAGCAACAGCCAGCGGTTTGGGTCAGCGGCTTTTTTGGTTCAGGTAAATCGCATTTAGTTAAAATGCTGGCTGCGTTTTGGCAAGATGTTGAATTCCAGGATGGCGCAAGAGCCAGATCATTAGCAGATTTACCAGATAGCATAAAAATTCACCTTCATGAACTAAGTACTCAATCCAAAAGATATGGTGGGTTACATGCGGCAACAGGGACATTGGGTGCTGGAGCAAGTGGAAGTGTAAGATTGGCACTGCTTCGAATTATTTATAAATCGGTTGGATTACCAGAAAATTATGCAAATGCTTCATTTGTTATGTGGTTGAAGGCTGAGAATATTTTCGACCAAGTCAAGGAAAAGGTTGAATCTAAAGGATATGATTGGAATGAGGAACTAGATAATCTTTATGTGGCAGAAGGACTTCATGAAAGTTTATCAGAAGTTAAACCTAATCTGTTCCCAACACCTGAAAGCTGTGTTGAGACTTTAAATAATAGGTTCCCGAATAAGTTAGATGTCACTAGTGATGAAATGATTAAGTCAATTAAAGATGCATTATCAAGTGATGGACATATGCCTTTGACCTTAGTTGTACTGGATGAAGTTGAGCAATATATTGGGGATAGCACACAAAGAGCTATGGATGTGCAAGAAGTTGTTGAAGCCTGCAGTAAACAGATAGGAAGTAAATTACTTTTTATTGGAACTGGGCAAACAGCTGTAACAGGAACAGCGTTACTTAAGAAATTAGAAGGTCGTTTTACAGTAAGAATAGAATTATCTGATACTGATGTTGATGCAGTTGTTAGAAAAGTAATATTGGCTAAGAAACCAGACAAAGTTCAAGAAATAAGAAAAATAATGGAGAGAAACATTGGTGAAATTTCTAGACACTTAAGCGCAACCAGCATTGGGCATAATCAAAGGGATGCAGAATACTTTATTCAAGATTACCCCATATTACCAGTTAGAAGAAGATTTTGGGAAAATACATTGAGAGTCTTAGATCAAACAGGTACAGATAGTCAGTTAAGGAATCAGCTGAGTATGGTTCATAAAGCTGCTCAATTTAATATGAATGAACCATTGGGTAATGTGATTCCTGCAGATTATTTATACTATGATTTAGCAGATAAAATGCTTCATGCTAGAGTTTTGCCAAGAAAAGTGCATGAAAAAACTATGTTGTGGCACACGCAAGGAGATGATGAAAAACTAGTTTCTAGAGCTTGCGGACTGATTTTTCTAATTAATAAATTAGCTGGAAGTAACAATGAGATTGGAATAAAAGCGAATATAGACACTTTGGCAGATCTCATGGTCACTGATTTATCTAGTGGGAGTTCACATCTCAGAAGTAGACTTAGTGGCCTATTAGATGATTGCGAAATATTGATGAAAGTTAACGATGAATACAGAATACAAACTGAGGAAAATTTAGCCTGGTTAGATGAGTATGCGAGTAATCAAAATATTCTTCGAAATGAAATGCATAGGGTAAATGCTGAAAGAGAAGATAGAATTAAAAAGAAATTTGTTGAAACAGTTGGGAAATCAACAGTTATGCATGGACAGTCAAAGGTCGTTAGAGATATTAATTTCTTTTTTGGCACAACACTACCGGCAGATGCTAATAAGAATGTATATGTTTGGGTCAGAAATGAATGGAGTACTGATGAAGATTCAGTAAGGATTGATGCAAGACAAGCAGGAAACCAATCACCTACCATCTATGTGTTTATCCCAAAGAGAGCAGAGATTATAAATTATCTAGTGGAATCAAAAGCTTCTGCTGCTACTCTAAGTAAAAAGGGCTCTCCGGCTCCTATAACACCTGAAGGTAAAGAGGCTATGGCAGCGATGGAGACAATTAAAAACAATGCAGAAAGAAATATTGGTGAATTGTTAAGAGAAGCATTATCTGAAGCTAAGGTCTTCCAAGCAGGTGGGAATGAGATTATTGAAGGAAATCTCAAGGAAGCTATACTATCTGCTGCAAATAACTCGATTCATAGATTATATCAGGATTTTGATATTGCAGATAATCCAAATTGGAATAAAGTATTTGCTAAAGCTAAAGAAGGTGCACCTGATTCACTTAAATATGTAGGTTTTAATGGAGATGTTTCTGAACATGCTGTATGTAAAAAAGTTATGAATTATATAGGTAGCGGCAAAAAAGGAACAGATATCAGAAAAGAATTTGAAAATGCGCCTTATGGTTGGTCTGGAGATGCTATCGATGGATCATTACTTGCATTAATGGTTGCAGGGCTAATTCGCTGTTTGGGTGAGTCCGGGAATTTGGTTAATCCAAAAGATATTGAAAGAAAACAGATTGGTAAGATGACTTTTAAAATTGAATCTGTGACAATCTCTACTATACAAAGAATCCAGATTAGGAAGTTGTATCAAAAAGCAGGTATAAAGGCAGATGCTGGCAACGAGTCGTTGAAATCTGATGACTTCATTAGCTACATGCTAGAGCTTGCAGAAGATGCTGGAGGATTAGAACCAAGACCAGAAAAGCCAGATACGTCGTTAATTAATGAACTTAAGTTCCAGGCAGGTAATGAGCAGCTACTATCTATATATGAAAATAGAAATGAATTAGAAACTCTAATTGAAGATTGGTCGAAGCTGAAAGTGAATATTGAAAGCAGAATAATCAATTGGGATAAATTCGAAAAGATGATGTCTCTTGTTTCTGATGAAGATGTAGTCAGTGACATAAAAAATCAAGCTCGATCTATAAAAGAAGAACGCCAACTTCTTCATGATCCTGACATGATAGTACCGCTTCTGAGGTCTTTGGAAAATACATTAAGAGCAACAATAAACACGAAATATTCAAAGTATGCAAGTGCGTACGACTATTTATATAAGAAGTTAACTAACAACGAATCGTGGAATAGATTAACTGAAGATAAGAGAACAAATATATCAAAACAAAATGGTCTCTCAAAAATTCAACCTATAGCTTTAGGTTCATATGAAGAATTATTGAGTGCTTTGAAGCAGTATCCACTTAAATCATGGGCGGATAGAGAAGCTGCATTACAAGCAAAATTCAATAAAGCTACCGAGATGGCAGCTAAAGAACTCGAACCAAAGTTACAGATGGTAGATATACCTAAACGCACACTAAAGTCAGAAGAAGATATTAATAGTTGGATTGAAGAAATTAGAGATCAGCTTAAAGAAAAATTAGTCGATGGACCAATAGTTGTACGCTAA
- a CDS encoding BREX protein BrxB domain-containing protein — protein MSKIDILLKNYENSIIIPWRDLAAAQRVIFAVYNESDERRLKAKIPEFEIITRNLNHGWYEFDLTDTFSEWMHSQRYAKSYYKNPKLLSNIIHKYAEYIEEKFREFIDSEDITDEDVVTISGVGSVFGFIKVRDLVDRLSPMVKGRLLVFFPGSYENNNYRLLDGYDGWNYHALPITCNKKI, from the coding sequence ATGAGCAAAATTGATATATTATTGAAGAATTATGAAAACTCCATAATTATACCTTGGAGAGACTTAGCAGCAGCTCAAAGAGTAATATTTGCTGTTTATAATGAGTCTGATGAGAGAAGGCTAAAAGCCAAGATTCCTGAGTTTGAAATTATCACAAGAAATTTGAATCATGGTTGGTATGAATTCGATCTAACAGATACATTTTCTGAGTGGATGCATAGTCAACGATATGCAAAGAGTTATTATAAAAACCCAAAACTACTGTCTAATATTATTCACAAATATGCTGAATACATCGAAGAGAAATTCAGAGAATTTATTGATAGCGAAGATATTACTGATGAAGATGTAGTTACTATTTCTGGGGTTGGTTCAGTATTCGGATTTATCAAGGTGAGAGATTTAGTTGATAGATTATCACCAATGGTAAAAGGAAGACTTCTGGTGTTCTTCCCTGGAAGTTATGAGAACAATAATTATCGGTTACTTGATGGGTATGATGGTTGGAATTATCATGCACTACCCATTACGTGTAATAAGAAAATCTAG
- a CDS encoding helix-turn-helix domain-containing protein produces the protein MAISETIKAIRNELKMTQTEFADAVHVSFSTVNRWENNKVVPNRMARALIIDYCEKNGVNEILIKTLKDYK, from the coding sequence ATGGCAATTTCTGAAACAATAAAAGCTATAAGAAATGAGCTCAAGATGACCCAAACTGAATTTGCGGATGCGGTTCATGTTAGCTTTTCAACTGTAAACCGTTGGGAAAATAATAAAGTGGTGCCTAATAGAATGGCGCGCGCTCTTATCATAGATTACTGTGAAAAGAATGGTGTAAATGAAATACTTATAAAGACGTTAAAGGATTATAAATAG
- the rlmD gene encoding 23S rRNA (uracil(1939)-C(5))-methyltransferase RlmD, with product MNKEIPVKKNEEYIIDISGMGYDGEGIGKVENFTVFIPGAIEGENAKVKILSVKKNYGYGKLMEIIKPSEKRVAPVCPSFGKCGGCGIQHLDYSYQLQIKRKRVEDALERIGKLERITVHNTIGMDNPYDYRNKVQLPVGEDKNGNIVVGFYAPRSHNIIDIDTCFIQEEVSYKVVQLIKVWMNKYHIKPYNEEKHNGLVRHIMVRKGFKTREVMVVIVTNGDKLPNKDELIKSIVDNIEGIHSIIQNVNSKRTNVILGSKCKTLWGQEHITDYIEKFKFNISPLSFFQVNPGQTEVLYRKALEYADLKGDEVVFDAYCGTGTISLFLSQKSKRVYGVEIIKEAIENARENSKVNNINNAEFIVGKSEEEIPKLISKGIIPDVVVVDPPRKGCEKTLVESICKSNPKKVVYVSCDPGTLARDLAIFHELGYKTEEVQPVDMFPQTMHVETVCLLTRK from the coding sequence ATGAATAAGGAAATTCCAGTTAAGAAAAATGAAGAATACATAATAGATATATCGGGCATGGGATATGATGGGGAAGGCATAGGAAAAGTAGAAAATTTTACAGTGTTCATTCCTGGAGCCATAGAAGGAGAAAATGCAAAGGTTAAAATATTAAGTGTTAAGAAAAATTATGGTTACGGAAAACTTATGGAGATAATAAAGCCTTCAGAAAAAAGAGTTGCTCCTGTTTGTCCTTCCTTTGGGAAATGTGGAGGATGCGGTATTCAGCACTTAGATTACAGTTATCAACTTCAAATTAAGAGAAAAAGAGTAGAAGATGCATTAGAGAGAATAGGAAAGCTAGAGAGAATTACAGTACATAATACCATAGGTATGGATAACCCTTATGACTATAGAAATAAAGTGCAGCTTCCAGTAGGAGAAGATAAAAATGGCAACATAGTAGTAGGATTTTACGCTCCAAGAAGTCATAATATAATAGATATAGATACTTGTTTTATTCAAGAAGAGGTTTCTTACAAAGTAGTGCAGCTAATAAAGGTGTGGATGAATAAATACCATATAAAACCTTACAATGAGGAAAAGCACAATGGTTTAGTGAGACATATAATGGTGAGAAAAGGTTTTAAAACTAGAGAAGTTATGGTAGTTATTGTGACTAATGGGGATAAGTTGCCTAATAAAGATGAATTAATTAAATCTATTGTGGATAACATAGAGGGAATTCACAGTATAATTCAAAATGTAAATAGTAAAAGAACCAATGTGATATTAGGTTCTAAGTGTAAAACCTTATGGGGACAAGAACACATAACTGATTACATAGAAAAATTTAAATTTAATATATCACCTCTTTCCTTTTTCCAAGTAAACCCTGGGCAAACTGAAGTACTGTACAGAAAAGCTCTAGAGTATGCAGATTTAAAGGGAGATGAAGTGGTATTTGATGCCTATTGTGGTACAGGAACTATTTCTTTGTTTTTATCTCAAAAGAGCAAAAGAGTATACGGTGTAGAGATAATTAAGGAAGCCATAGAGAATGCCAGAGAAAACAGTAAGGTAAACAATATAAACAATGCCGAATTTATAGTAGGTAAATCCGAAGAGGAAATACCAAAGCTTATTTCAAAGGGCATAATACCAGATGTAGTAGTAGTAGATCCCCCAAGAAAGGGCTGTGAAAAAACACTTGTAGAGTCCATATGTAAAAGTAATCCTAAGAAAGTGGTTTATGTTTCCTGTGACCCAGGAACTTTGGCTAGGGATTTAGCAATTTTTCACGAATTAGGATATAAAACAGAGGAAGTACAGCCGGTGGACATGTTTCCACAAACAATGCACGTGGAAACCGTCTGTCTGCTGACAAGAAAATAG
- a CDS encoding DUF1540 domain-containing protein produces the protein MSPEIKCNAEKCMYNSDGICKADYVSISGMGKGEKENTNCETFYK, from the coding sequence ATGAGCCCAGAAATAAAATGTAATGCAGAGAAATGTATGTATAATTCCGATGGTATATGTAAAGCTGATTATGTGAGTATATCAGGAATGGGCAAGGGAGAAAAAGAAAACACTAATTGCGAAACCTTTTATAAGTAA
- the pyk gene encoding pyruvate kinase, with protein sequence MKKTKIICTIGPASDNEEILSKLMEAGMNASRHNFSHGDHEEHKVRMNLVKKLREEYKKQIAIILDTKGPEIRTGNFSEEAVQLKEGQKFTIYCGEEVLGDETKCSVTYEELCEDVNAGDTILIDDGLVGLQVESIEKNKVHCIVKNSGEVSNHKGVNVPGVSINLPALTEKDKDDLLFGIEEGVDIIAASFIRKASDVLEIRKLLAKNDGSDIQIFSKIENAEGVNNIDDIIKFSDGIMVARGDLGVEIPTEEVPVVQKMIIEKCNRVGKPVITATQMLDSMIRNPRPTRAEASDVANAIFDGTDAIMLSGETAKGKWPVEAVTTMAKIAMRTEEALDNNKRLQKRMEAHIPNVANAISLSAVTTAEQLSASAIITATQSGSTAKRVSSYRPDCPIIAVTPNEKVARKLALNWGVFPLVTSQYKSTDELIDQSVNIALEEGYINKGDLVIIAAGIPVQYSGTTNMLKVHIAGDILVQGKGAGNRPGYGVAHVVNSPEEANRVVQEGEILIVKDLNKEYIDSLDRAVGIIAENGGLTSHMAIECISREIPIICGAENATNIIKTGSFITMDIGRGVVYSGRANVR encoded by the coding sequence ATGAAAAAAACAAAAATTATATGTACTATAGGACCTGCAAGTGATAATGAAGAAATTTTATCAAAGTTAATGGAAGCAGGGATGAATGCTTCTAGACATAATTTTTCTCATGGAGACCATGAAGAGCACAAAGTAAGAATGAATCTTGTAAAAAAATTAAGAGAAGAGTATAAAAAGCAAATTGCTATAATACTTGATACAAAAGGTCCAGAAATAAGAACAGGTAATTTTTCAGAGGAAGCTGTTCAGTTAAAAGAAGGACAGAAATTTACTATATACTGCGGAGAAGAAGTTTTAGGAGATGAAACTAAGTGCTCTGTAACTTATGAAGAATTATGTGAAGATGTAAATGCTGGAGATACTATATTAATAGATGATGGTCTAGTTGGTCTACAAGTAGAAAGTATAGAAAAAAACAAAGTACACTGTATAGTTAAAAACAGTGGAGAAGTTTCAAATCATAAGGGTGTAAATGTACCAGGAGTTTCTATAAATCTGCCAGCTTTAACAGAGAAAGATAAGGACGATTTATTATTTGGTATAGAAGAGGGAGTAGATATAATAGCTGCTTCATTTATAAGAAAAGCATCAGACGTTTTAGAAATAAGAAAACTCTTAGCTAAAAATGATGGAAGTGACATACAAATTTTCTCTAAAATAGAGAATGCTGAAGGTGTAAACAACATAGATGACATAATAAAGTTTTCTGATGGAATAATGGTAGCTAGAGGAGATCTAGGTGTAGAGATACCTACAGAAGAAGTGCCAGTAGTGCAAAAGATGATAATAGAAAAGTGTAATAGAGTAGGTAAGCCAGTAATTACAGCTACTCAAATGTTAGACTCTATGATAAGAAACCCAAGACCAACAAGAGCGGAAGCTTCAGATGTAGCTAATGCTATATTTGATGGCACAGATGCCATAATGTTAAGCGGTGAAACAGCTAAAGGAAAGTGGCCAGTAGAGGCAGTGACAACTATGGCTAAAATAGCTATGAGAACGGAAGAGGCACTAGATAATAATAAAAGGTTACAAAAGAGAATGGAAGCGCACATACCTAACGTAGCTAATGCTATAAGCTTAAGTGCAGTAACTACTGCAGAACAGTTAAGTGCTTCTGCTATAATCACAGCTACACAAAGTGGAAGTACTGCAAAAAGAGTTTCAAGCTATAGACCAGATTGTCCTATAATAGCAGTAACTCCAAATGAAAAGGTAGCTAGAAAACTAGCACTTAACTGGGGGGTATTTCCATTAGTTACTTCTCAATACAAATCTACAGATGAACTTATAGATCAATCTGTAAATATAGCTTTAGAAGAGGGATATATAAATAAAGGTGACCTAGTAATAATAGCAGCAGGTATTCCAGTGCAATATTCAGGAACTACCAACATGTTAAAAGTCCATATAGCTGGAGATATACTAGTACAAGGTAAGGGCGCAGGAAATAGACCGGGATATGGTGTAGCTCATGTGGTAAATTCCCCAGAAGAAGCTAATAGAGTAGTTCAAGAAGGAGAAATCTTAATAGTAAAAGATTTAAATAAAGAATATATAGATTCTTTAGATAGAGCTGTTGGAATAATAGCAGAAAATGGTGGACTTACATCTCACATGGCTATCGAATGTATATCTAGAGAAATTCCAATAATCTGTGGAGCAGAAAATGCTACAAACATTATAAAAACGGGTTCATTTATAACTATGGACATAGGAAGAGGAGTAGTATATAGCGGAAGAGCTAATGTAAGATAA